In Helianthus annuus cultivar XRQ/B chromosome 8, HanXRQr2.0-SUNRISE, whole genome shotgun sequence, a single genomic region encodes these proteins:
- the LOC110870494 gene encoding uncharacterized protein LOC110870494, translating into MGNCVRKDSGYQWGGDYWGSPVASPENALISRETRRKSEVAEDGESSGDRPVTEVKIKITKKQLKELLCMKEVQGLTMEQVLTQLIKGGDGVFDLHQRSWRPELRSIPE; encoded by the coding sequence atggGAAATTGTGTGAGAAAAGATTCCGGCTACCAATGGGGTGGTGATTACTGGGGATCTCCGGTGGCTTCACCGGAAAATGCCTTGATTTCCCGCGAAACTCGCCGGAAAAGTGAAGTGGCAGAAGACGGTGAAAGTTCCGGTGACCGGCCGGTGACGGAGGTGAAGATAAAGATAACTAAGAAACAGTTGAAGGAGTTATTGTGTATGAAGGAGGTGCAGGGGCTTACGATGGAACAGGTGTTGACTCAGCTGATTAAGGGTGGTGATGGAGTGTTTGACCTTCATCAACGGTCATGGAGACCGGAGCTTCGTAGTATCCCTGAGTGA
- the LOC110873621 gene encoding CRS2-associated factor 2, mitochondrial: protein MLKLISRRRHHKQPPITFIISRQLTKSHFEDDPPFSPIPKKPQNQQPHKQDSPNNKPQNNYPLKSNLPFDFRYSYSETNLSVDPIGYRETPKFSPFGPGRLDRKWTGTAAPLQEVVDVMKVEEERRKIVGEPLDEEEVLELVERYRHSDCSRQINLGKGGVTHNMIDDIHNHWKKAEAVRIKCLGVPTLDMDNVCFHLEDKSGGKIIYRQINILLLYRGRHYNPKDRPVIPLMLWKPYPPIYPKLIKNVADGLTFEETKEMRNRGLNSPPAMKLTRNGVYVNVVEKVREAFESKEVLRIDCTHVGMSDCKRIAVKLRDLVPCVPILYKDEQIIIWRGNKNLVDVVK from the exons ATGCTAAAACTTATTTCACGGCGGCGCCACCACAAACAACCACCAATCACCTTCATCATTTCCCGCCAATTAACAAAATCCCATTTTGAAGACGACCCCCCTTTCTCCCCAATCCCCAAAAAACCCCAAAATCAGCAACCCCACAAACAAGATTCACCAAACAACAAACCCCAAAACAATTATCCTCTAAAGTCCAACTTACCCTTTGATTTCAGGTACTCATACTCTGAAACAAACCTATCTGTTGACCCAATTGGGTACCGGGAAACACCCAAGTTCTCACCTTTCGGGCCGGGTCGGCTTGACCGGAAATGGACCGGCACGGCGGCGCCGTTGCAGGAGGTGGTGGATGTGATGAAAGTTGAAGAAGAGAGGAGGAAGATTGTTGGGGAACCGTTGGATGAGGAGGAAGTGTTGGAGCTTGTTGAACGGTATCGGCATAGTGATTGCTCTAGACAAATCAATTTGG GAAAGGGCGGGGTCACTCACAACATGATCGATGACATCCATAACCATTGGAAAAAAGCCGAAGCTGTGAGGATCAAATGCTTAGGCGTCCCAACTCTTGACATGGACAACGTGTGTTTCCATCTCGAG GATAAATCTGGTGGGAAGATTATATACCGACAAATTAATATCTTGCTATTGTATCGGGGACGACACTATAACCCTAAAGATAGGCCCGTTATTCCCTTAATGCTGTGGAAGCCGTATCCACCGATTTATCCCAAGCTTATAAAGAATGTTGCTGATGGGTTGACGTTTGAAGAAACGAAGGAAATGAGGAACCGAGGACTTAATTCTCCACCCGCCATGAAACTAA CAAGAAACGGCGTGTATGTTAATGTGGTAGAGAAAGTGAGAGAGGCCTTTGAATCCAAAGAAGTTTTAAGGATTGATTGTACCCATGTGGGTATGAGTGACTGCAAAAGGATTGCTGTGAAGTTAAGG GATTTGGTGCCTTGTGTCCCTATCTTGTATAAAGATGAACAAATCATCATTTGGAGGGGGAACAAAAACCTTGTAGATGTTGTAAAGTAA